Below is a genomic region from Aurantimonas sp. HBX-1.
CCGCATTCCTCGTTGAGGAGCTCTAACGTTCCGAACTCTAAACAGAATTTCGGCGCGAACCTAGCGTCGTCCCGGAATTTGGACCTGCCGTGGTAAAATGATCACGTGCGCGACATTGGGTGAGGCGGAAGCGTTAAAAGCTACAACCTTCCCGTGAAGCGTGCTTAATCAATCGGCTTGCCGCGGGACCCGCTGCCGCCTGGCGGGGCCGGCCCGGCCATGGGGCGCCCGGCAGTTCGAGATCCAGTCCTTCTGGACTTCGGCGCATGGCGGGAAACAGAAGGGACGTTGAGATCCACAGCATGAGCAAGTCGATCGTCGCTCTGCTTGCCGGTATCCTCGGTCTCGGCCTGTTTCTTCCAGGCTGTACCAGCATCGACAAGATGGAATTTACCAGCTTCGGAGACACTGCCGCCGGTATGCAGATGCCCGATACGGTGGATTACTATCCCGACGATCAGCTCTTGCAGGTTGCCAAGACGCAGTTCTCCCAAGGCAATTACGGCCATGCCGCACGCTATTTCGAAAAGGCGGTGGAAGTCATGCCGAACGATGCCGAAGCCTGGCTCGGTCTCGCCGCCTCTTATGACAGGATCCGCCGGTTCGACCTTGCCGATCGCGCCTACCGGCAACTGGCGAAGCTGATCGGCGGGCGGCCCGAATACTTCAACAATGTCGGCTATTCCTACCTGCTCCGCGGTGACCTGCTGAAGGCGCGGAGCAACTTCTTGAAGGCCTACGAGCTGGACCCGTCGAACCTGACGACGGCCAACAATCTCGCCTTGCTGCAGAACAGCGCACAGCGGCCGCAACGCTAGCGCCTCGCCGGGCGGGCGCGGCTGACGGGCACCGCAGGAGCGGCATCCGGCCCGCGCATCCGGTTCGCCAGCGTCGGCGTCCATGAGTTCGGGAATGCCAGGTCGCAACACCGGCAGTTCATGGTGGGACCCGGGGGCTGCGCAACGTCAGCAAGGGGCTGGTCGGTGTCGGCTTCTGGCGACGGCCCGCATTGGGCGGTCTCGCAGAGCCGCCCCGCATAGACAGCGTCAAGGAGGCGCCCGTGACAACATCGGATCCGGACCTGGAGCGCAAGCGCCAGCGCGCGCTGGCGTCCTTCGGGGAGTTCGCCCTGCAGACCGAGGACCTGGTCGCGGCGCTGACGGAAGCCTGCCGCCTGGTGAGCGATGCGCTCGGCACCAAGCGGGCCAAGGTGCTGGAGATCGAGGCCGGCGGCGACAGCCTGATCATGCGGGCCGGCGTCGGCTGGGCGCCGGACACGGTCGGACGCCTCCGCCTGCCGATGAGCGAGCATTCGTCCGAGACCTTCTCGATCCGCGAGCGCGTCCCGGTGATCGTGCAGGACATTCGCGAGGAGACCCGCTTCGAGCTCGCCGACTTCCTGAAGAAAGCCAGCGTGATGGCGCTCGCCAACGTGCCGATCATCCTGCCCGGCGGGCGGGCCTACGGGCTCCTC
It encodes:
- a CDS encoding lipopolysaccharide assembly protein LapB is translated as MSKSIVALLAGILGLGLFLPGCTSIDKMEFTSFGDTAAGMQMPDTVDYYPDDQLLQVAKTQFSQGNYGHAARYFEKAVEVMPNDAEAWLGLAASYDRIRRFDLADRAYRQLAKLIGGRPEYFNNVGYSYLLRGDLLKARSNFLKAYELDPSNLTTANNLALLQNSAQRPQR